CCTGCCTGAAGGTTCCTTTTGCTCACAGCTGGCTTTACAACCACCAGTATTTTTTGAGTGTTTTAGCATCTTGTGCTAAACACTTTCATCATGCTAAAACATGCTTGGCAACCTGACATAAGTGACATTTGTGAAGAACAGCATAACGGACATTGTAACAAGAACAATCACTTGAAAGGGACTGTATAGCTGGTACACTGGAATGGCTAACTCCTAGGGTTATGTAGAATGCCTATACAATTACTTTGCTTAGCTTTGTGCAGCGAGTTGTCGTGACTGCTTGCCTTACCTGCAGCACATGCCAGTAGGCTGGGAGGATGTTGGTGAGAGTAGGTCTCATCATCCAGTCTGGGTTTCTGAAATAGCAGCTCCGTAAACTGATGCTCCTAACTGGTATCTCCACTAGCAGGATCCTGGCTAGATGGTCATGTTTCATGACTCTTTCAAAGTAGAAGTTCACATTCAATTTTGAGGCTCTTTTGGCCAAGTTGGCCCATGACATTCCCTGGACCACTTGCCCATGGGGGTCATGGATATGACATTTGATATTCAAGGTGCACAGGGAATGAGCACTGTTCTTACAGAGATTGTCCAGCAGTTCATCAGAAACACAGTTATAATTGAAAGTCAGGATAACCAGGCTGTGGAACTTGGACACAGTATGGTGGAACAAGGTGCTGCTGTAGACAGGAAGATGGAGACTGAAGAAATCTTCAATGTTTATTTCAGATATAAAGCTTTTATTAGTCAGGTAGCTCAGAGAATTCAGAAGCTCACAGCCTTCTTCCAAGGTTACTCTTGCTCCTTTTAAGTTGAGATAATTAAGCTGTTTGctcattcttttcagaaaagtacCTAAGTTCTTGATAAACTGAGCCCTGACTATGTTTTTCCAGACCAAGCGATCTAATTCCAGGTGCTTGATGCTCAAGGATAGCAGGCGACAGTTACATTTACCCAACTGTGAGAAAAGGCTTCTCATAGACACTTGAAATTTTCGGGTAAAGACAGTACTGTAAGGTTGCAATAGCTTGATTTCGAGGTGTTCCAAATATTTGCCAAATTTCTTGACGTACCATAGTGCAGTTTCATATTCAAATGCATGTGCCCTTGATGGTTGGCCATTGAATGTGATGGTTCTGGTTCTCCAGAGGGATCCTGAGTACATGGCTTGATTCCATTTTTTACAGACCAATGCAGCTTGAGATCTGTCCTTGTCATCTAACCAATAGAAGACATGCCTCAGACAGACATCAGGTAAATTAGCCCAGGAGCTCTGCTTAAGGTCACTGTCATCCTCCATTGAGGAAACACTTCTTGACAACTCTTCTGAGTGCAGAACAAAACCTAGATGAATCACTTTGCTAGCTAAATGGCTTGTAATCCCCACAGGATATGCCTTTAAAGCAAATAGCTAAAAGTTGCCTTTTTTACATCCAATAGCGATAGTCCTTTTTTTGCCTCTGTACTCAAGTTGTCAGGATCCAAGTTCTTATGTCTAAACTATGGTCTAACCtaaatcaaaagagaaaaaccaacaatgaataaaaaacaaccacagTAAGATAAGAGCACAGGACATCATTGAACATTTTGGCTTTTAGTCTGGCTAAACAAGGAAACAGTATGATAATAGAGCAGTTGTTGCAATTGATAATGGCCTGGGgccttgtatgggaactgctgaatcacggcctgaacctctgattgatcacctgaggcaagcaatgagtcagccctgggagcacaggtgaaggcaattcacctgtgctgctggaagggggtggagcctggctgcacttcccctagacctatttaagagctgactaccagtggggagggatctctttctggaaatCCCTCCTTTGGAATTTTACAGCCTGGGACACAGGTAAGCACtctatctgttctcttttggTGTAATAACCTGCTTAGTCAAAGTCTCCgatatatttcataattataacatctgtatattcattgattatacaggcCTGATACCTAGCGTTCTGGGCTATACAGAGATGAACAGTGATCTGTGCAAAAGCAATGCAAATGACCATTCTTAGATCTTCAGAGTACTTGTCAAGAAAACCTGAGGTAGTACCCTGCTGTAGATGGAGGTACAATCCCTGTTGAGAGTAATGAGCACTATAAGCTGTTCTGTCGCTTTGCAAGATGTTCAGCCATTTTCCTCCAGTGGATAGGAAGGAGAGTGAACAGGAGATCGGGTGTAACagtaaaacacagaagaaagtaACCACATTGCAAGAAATTACCAGTTCAACTCTCAAGGCTAGGCTCTTAGTATTCAGCTGCCTGAGCACCTTTCCAGATTTGATAGTTTCCCACCTGTGTTCATGATTTACTTTCTGTACCTCCTCCTGCCCCTTCCTCTCCCAAGTTCAGTCATTGCTATGAAACAAAGAGGTATTCTTTGTGATGTCACAACTGAATTTATGCTAGGGCAAACAAAACCGACTTGAACCAAGttagctgggctgaggtgaagacactggaaaagaaagatttgcttGGTCATctcaggaacagaaaaatacaagcCATAATCTACAGACGTAGGTGGAAGCTATATGTTTGTTATTAGCATTTTTCACCACCTGGATAAATTGGATCAAGCAACTGACCAGTAAACATCCAAATAGGGAAACAATGCATTCCTATTTCTTCACTTATGATTTGCAAACTTCAGCTGTGAAATGCAAATTACCTTCCATGTATCTGCTAGATGCTTGCTTTCATAAGATCTTTTATACAGATCAGGGTATCAGTTGTCTCTGCCAACAGCCATACACGGGGAAAACTTGTATTTTGTTAGTACTTCTGCAGTGAGGCAAAAACGCAAAATGCAGGTACTTCCTATCTCTACAGTGCGCATATTACCATGTCCACTTGGCAAACCACTGCTTAGCtcttgagaattaaaaaaaaaacacaaaaaaaaaaccacaacagctaGGGGTACTGATCTATATGATCTACTCCAAAATCAAGGCTTAATTGCTAGCATGACCAAAAGACAAAACAACTAAAAATTAAGTGATGCCAGTCTTTAAACagtctttttcctcctttgtatGAGAAATTTCCTtgttgtagtggaaatgctaagtcaagTTTGTAGAACACTGAAGCAGCGATGGAGCAGCTGGTGTGAAGGCAAGGCCAGCCCAGggaagctcagctgcatgcaatgtacctgagtgactagaagggctggagccagcaTTCCACCCCTTCtcagacttcatttaagggttggcagtggaggtgagggtatcttgctggagatccctgcctacctgaggcccTCCAAAGGTATGCAGCTTTTTACCTTTGTTCCTGTAATAGCTGTATTTCATTAACAGGCCTATAAGGTCAGGCTGGCTGCCCAAATCAACTTTGCCTTGCTGCTTCCCTTTTGGATTGGGACTGTTCTGTCATACGTTATTTCTGCATTAGTTATGCACCCTCTGTTTTGTTAGCACCATGTCTATTCCTAGTTTCTTTCCCTCTCGGTACAAAAATTCTAGCTGTCAGCAATGATCCTTAAATAAGTCATGGGGCTGTAATTACTACCTCGCTTCCATTGTTATTTAGGACTCACAACAACCCTCACCCCataaagagttttgtttttagcatttttttaattaccttgAAACCTTTCCTACACGAATGCAGGTTGGGGGCAAGGGGATGTACAGTGGCACATAGTTAAGATTTGTTGTGCCTCTTCCTATCTGGAATCCTTAAAGTGAATtggcagggggaaaaaaaaagcatatatgaCTGTAATATATAGAAATACGTTTCTATTAATAAGGAATTATTTACTGAGATGCATTTGCTCCTATGGTAGCACATGAATGCAAAAGGGTATAAATGCCATCGTGTAGAActttcaaaacaacaacaaaagcaaaaaaaaccaacaacaaaaaaaaatgtgctttagaAGTCATGGAAAGTATGATTACAAATCAATGGTGGGACTCACAAAGCACTGTCAATTGGCAGACAGCTCTAGGATAAGGGtaaactgtgtgtgtgtagcAGTCAGCTGCTGAGCttgaagggagaaaaacattCTGGGGTGGAAAGAGGGAACAGAAGCTGCCAAGAGCACTTCTTCAGGCTTCAGGTAAAGTACTCACCAAGAGCAATTTTTCAGGTAAAAGTGTTTTTACTAACACTCTTTATAAACGCTCTACACACAATCATATCTTTGTTAAGTTAAAAAAAGACCTCAAATATCATAAAGTACAACCCCCCCCTTCCCACTAACCCCATCTCttggtgccacatctccacagttctggaatGCCTCCAAAGacgatgactccaccacttcccagGAAGGCTGTTTCAACACCTggccactctttctgagaagacatttCTCTTAATATCCAAGCtgtcttgttttcctttaggGTAGGATTGTAAGGAATGCAGACCACTTTCTCAGCACTTCGGTTTTTTTATCTGCCTGATTTGCTGAAGGACAGTCCAAATGGTTTCTGGTCCAGCATTGTGCCATCTATCTACATCTCTatctcctccagctgcagaagACAGTGGGTGGTGTCATCTGAAGTCTGGAATCATCAATGTATCAGCagaaagcagtaattaaaaAGCTTTCCTAGGCCTCTGGCACCTAATGGGTTATCAGAAACAAGAATTGTTATGTGGCCACCGACCActgcacagcacctgcagcttCGTTGCAGAGATGCTCCCGTTGCTTGCTGGGACGTATCATCGCTTATGCCCTTTTCACATCATTCTCCGTTCCCGCATCTACCCGCGCTCGTCGCGGCAGGCGACACCGCCGCGCAGCACCACCGCCCCGACCCCACCGGGCGCGGTCACCTCACAGTCTAACGGCCGCTGCGCGAGCGAGAGGCGGCAGCCAATGGGGAGAGCGGGAAGCGCCGCCGCCAATCAGAGAGCAGGCGGGGCTGGATTTGAACGCGGCGGCCGAGACGGTTGTCGGCCGGCAGCAGTCTGTCCCCTCTCGGTCTCCTGCCTGCGTAAGTACAAACCCAACGCAAGCGATGGGCAGAGCTGTCCGGTTGCGGCCCGTGCTTCCTGCCGTAAGAGGAGACTTTGTCTCCTCCAGTCTTAGTATCTATCGCCTTTACTACCCTTCTTGTTGCGGTTTCAGCCGTGCGGTGCGGAAGCTCGCGGGGCGGGAGTGGCTCTGCGGGTGCGGCCACGGCTGAGAGCGACCAGCGGGGATAAACAGTGCTTGACAGCATCGATTAACCAACAGTAGACGTCATCTTATCACAAAGAAGCGGGATCAGGgtgttggactcgatgatctctggaggtcccttccaacccctacaattctgtgttgtctcggtgctctccttgccGTATTGATATGTTTCGGGTAGTTGGTTAACTTCTCAATTACAAGCCTTTCCTTGCTGCTACGTGCAAAAATGCACTGAAGGCATTAATACCCTGAACGTTTTTTGATTAAGAAGATTTCATTAAAAGATTTCTTGCATTTTGAGATAAATTAGAACACTTCTGAGAGGTGGGGTctatttaagaaatgaaatttaataagGGATATATGGAGGGTTTTGTAATATGTAACGATGGCAGAAGTctcctgtggtttttttttttgtttttttttttaatctactgtATGTCTAATTCATAATTAATTATTGGTAAAATTCACTCTTAATTCAGGTTGCTAAAATACATTGGcatttcagttgcttttcagAAGTAATAGTATATGTTGCAAATGAGCTAGTGAAAATTAAGAATTCAGAATACATACTTAACATTTTTATAGATTGTTATAAGCAATGGGCATTTTAGCCCTTCTCGCTTTTCTTTTGTCACTAGCAGGCATGTCCACTTTTGGACTTGTCTATGTACAGTTATAACAGTGACTAAAGTGTCAGCTTTCAGGCAGGAGCAAACTTGCCTGGGTGTAGAAAGGTGATTTAATGAAGCCACAAATTTTATGTTAGACCGTGGTTTAACTTGCAGTTAAAGTCTATTCTACTTTACAAGATTGAGTTTCACAGTTTACCAGGACTGATGTcctgaaaaccaaacaaataagaCTTGCTCACAGATATATATAAATAGCTGTaaaaattcatgttttcttctcttcaagCTCAGAATTAAAATGCTTGCTTGGCTCTACTTTTGTTGTTTTAGGTAAATGTAGCTAAACATATTATAGAAcagtttcatttctccttttccacacTGGTGCACCTTGCTCtaatttttcttattctcattattttaaaaataaggttGATGAAGAACAGGAACAAGATGGCATCTATGCTTCAAAATGTCAGGGCAACAATGGACTGGCAGAGACACCTGCTTTTAGCTGACTTTGAGAATGAGAGCCCTGTACCAGACAAATACAGGAGAAAAACTTCTTTCAGTTCTCTTAATACTATCGGCATGTCTCTAAGAAAGCGAATACCGTTAAAGCAAGTAGAGCTGAATTTCCATGAGACACCACTTTGGGAaaacatggaagaaagaaagaaaagccaagtgCTCCAAAGTATtacaaaaacagcaagaaatgcTTTTGGAACAGTGTCACAGGTACTTGTCTTTGCAGCAACATGTAGGTAATGTCTTTTTGCTTCAATTTCAGTAGTAAGATTGTTGGGCTTTCATGTCCTCCTTAGATTTATCCTCTGTACTGCACAACGTAGTGGTTGGCTCTAGAACATAAAAGCTATTGGAGGGTGTCCAAAGGAAGGCTATAAGgatggtgaagggtctagaAAGGAAGACATATGAGGTTACTTAAGTTTGTTCAGCATAGAggaggggaggcctcatggcagcctacagCTCCCTCACCAAAGAGCAGAGGGTCTCTGCTGAGTTCTGCTCTCTGATGATCTCTGATGACAGGACCTGAGGGAACATCATGGAGCTGCACTGGGGATGGTCAAGTGGGGACTGGGGAAAgattctgcaccagagggtgatGGGAATGGAAGAGGATCCCCAGGGAGTGGTCTCAGCTCCTTACTGCTGGAGCTCAAGAAGCATTtgcacagtgctctcagacacaggatTTCAGTTTTGGGTGGCCCTGTTTGTAGACAAGGGTTTGACCTGACTATCCTTATGGGTCCCTCTCAGGGGTCCCTCTCAGCTCAGGATAGTTTATAAGTATATGAACTAGTTGATTTTTATTATCCCTGCTAGGTAACTCTTGCCTTTTTATTATCTGGATAAATTATGGCTatgacagaacaagaaagaaagtgaaaagtaGGAATATGGGAAGTAGTTCAAGCAAAACCTTTTCCCTTACTGCATTTCATAACATAGGACAGAGCAGCCCACACAAGGAAGAATGTGGATAGACTGCCACTGCTTGCAAATAATTGTTTCTGAGAAAGGTGTAgctttatatattatatatatttaatcatTCTTGTACCTGCACTGTTTATTAGGATGTTCTTCCAAATTATCAACACAATTTGGACTCATAAAATTCAGTCGGTAGTATGTTAGCAAAGTTTGAAGTTTGTATTGTTCTAACCGTTGGTGGCAGACTTTAAGTTAATCAGCATATATTAAGAAGCCTGGCTCTTTCTTGCACAGAATCAGCAGGTGCTTTTCTTCTAAAGCATACAGAAATCCTTGGCAAGTTTCAAGGATTCGGGGAGCAAATCATTCAACCCAAATGGGTacacaaaaaaagcattcatgCTAGACTAAACCTAATATGAGAAAGAGAGCTAGGGATTCGGTTCAGAGAGGCTTCCTCATCTTTCTGGTTCCAAACAATAGACTGATGGACTCATTTAGCTTAATATGTCTGTCTAAtgcatatttcagaaaatacgGAAGACTTGCCAAAGGCCAATACATTCAACTGTGACCCTTCCAGCTGAagacaccagcagcagctccgcAACCAgtttttccaagaaaagaagaacagtACAAACACCTTGCCTTAGTATAAACAGTGTTACTTCAGCAGCTAGTTCTACATGCACACCAAGGTCCAGCAGAAGATGCTTGCTTTGGCCAACAAGGTTGTCAGAACATACAAAATTGACGGGTTTCCCATCTTGGCGTGGTGAAGATGCTGTCCCACTCGAGATCAAGGAGAGCATCAACAGCACTGAAGAGCCTCTGTTCATCACCTACTCCTGCCAGCAGAAGAATGTAAGCTGCATTCTTTTGTAAAccttattgttctttttttagttATTGTTGCTATGACTAAAGTATTTCTTAAGATTAAAGGCAAGATGAA
The Lagopus muta isolate bLagMut1 chromosome 20, bLagMut1 primary, whole genome shotgun sequence genome window above contains:
- the FBXO39 gene encoding F-box only protein 39 isoform X1; its protein translation is MEDDSDLKQSSWANLPDVCLRHVFYWLDDKDRSQAALVCKKWNQAMYSGSLWRTRTITFNGQPSRAHAFEYETALWYVKKFGKYLEHLEIKLLQPYSTVFTRKFQVSMRSLFSQLGKCNCRLLSLSIKHLELDRLVWKNIVRAQFIKNLGTFLKRMSKQLNYLNLKGARVTLEEGCELLNSLSYLTNKSFISEINIEDFFSLHLPVYSSTLFHHTVSKFHSLVILTFNYNCVSDELLDNLCKNSAHSLCTLNIKCHIHDPHGQVVQGMSWANLAKRASKLNVNFYFERVMKHDHLARILLVEIPVRSISLRSCYFRNPDWMMRPTLTNILPAYWHVLQKLTLEVNNDNELLDDELLQLILSCRRLFFLKVWAFLSVTFVERLLQNRAERKCFLTTIKVRIYTSRQETSEEKQLLHNIYKKFKNLIDSELNYFVIIYPLE
- the FBXO39 gene encoding F-box only protein 39 isoform X2, producing MEDDSDLKQSSWANLPDVCLRHVFYWLDDKDRSQAALVCKKWNQAMYSGSLWRTRTITFNGQPSRAHAFEYETALWYVKKFGKYLEHLEIKLLQPYSTVFTRKFQVSMRSLFSQLGKCNCRLLSLSIKHLELDRLVWKNIVRAQFIKNLGTFLKRMSKQLNYLNLKGARVTLEEGCELLNSLSYLTNKSFISEINIEDFFSLHLPVYSSTLFHHTVSKFHSLVILTFNYNCVSDELLDNLCKNSAHSLCTLNIKCHIHDPHGQVVQGMSWANLAKRASKLNVNFYFERVMKHDHLARILLVEIPVRSISLRSCYFRNPDWMMRPTLTNILPAYWHVLQGFGELRTWNGWCDYST
- the LOC125703039 gene encoding uncharacterized protein LOC125703039 — protein: MQMTILRSSEYLSRKPEVVPCCRWRLMKNRNKMASMLQNVRATMDWQRHLLLADFENESPVPDKYRRKTSFSSLNTIGMSLRKRIPLKQVELNFHETPLWENMEERKKSQVLQSITKTARNAFGTVSQKIRKTCQRPIHSTVTLPAEDTSSSSATSFSKKRRTVQTPCLSINSVTSAASSTCTPRSSRRCLLWPTRLSEHTKLTGFPSWRGEDAVPLEIKESINSTEEPLFITYSCQQKNAPCNIKLLLF